In Acidovorax sp. GBBC 1281, a single window of DNA contains:
- a CDS encoding PadR family transcriptional regulator, with product MKDLDISQLHGAGGRRGGGGGRVFGHGGLRLVLLQLIADKPRHGYELIKAIEDRLNGAYSPSPGVIYPTLTLLEEMGHVTVTADGGRKLHTLTDAGRDHLAEHRTEVDALLARMASGLPMRGGGHGERPAPIERAVHNLRHALHLRLAREPLAEAQIHAIADALDAAARQIERL from the coding sequence ATGAAAGACCTCGACATTTCCCAGCTGCACGGCGCCGGCGGGCGGCGCGGTGGCGGTGGCGGCCGCGTGTTCGGCCACGGTGGCCTGCGCCTCGTGCTGCTGCAGCTCATCGCCGACAAGCCGCGCCACGGCTACGAGCTCATCAAGGCCATCGAGGACCGGCTGAACGGTGCCTACAGCCCCAGCCCCGGCGTGATCTACCCCACGCTCACCCTGCTGGAAGAGATGGGCCATGTCACCGTCACCGCCGATGGCGGCCGCAAGCTGCACACGCTGACCGATGCGGGGCGCGACCACCTGGCCGAACACCGCACCGAGGTGGATGCGCTGCTGGCCCGCATGGCCAGCGGCCTGCCGATGCGCGGCGGCGGTCACGGCGAGCGCCCGGCGCCCATCGAGCGCGCCGTGCACAACCTGCGCCATGCACTGCACCTTCGCCTGGCGCGCGAGCCGCTGGCCGAGGCGCAGATCCATGCCATCGCCGATGCGCTGGACGCCGCGGCACGGCAGATCGAACGCCTTTAG
- a CDS encoding siderophore-interacting protein → MTALSASTTTPATSAAAAAQPSPELLAARAPQRMRHELRRRTLTVQSAERVTPHCIRITLTGPDLEGFDSAGFDDHVKLILPDPGTGRIDFAVPAETGGLAPDSPRPTMRDYTPRHHDIAARTLTIDFALHDAGPATQWALQAAPGQTIGVGGPRGSMVIPTAFDGYVLIGDDTALPAIARRLAELPAGAPVLVLAEVDGPADEQPLPTAADARIVWMHRQGAEAGTAEPLLQALRAQTLPAGDFHAWVACESAVAKALRAHLVGERGAYPKWVKASGYWRRGSAATHDTHED, encoded by the coding sequence ATGACCGCACTGTCCGCTTCGACCACCACCCCAGCCACCTCTGCCGCCGCCGCAGCGCAGCCTTCCCCCGAACTGCTGGCGGCGCGCGCGCCCCAACGCATGCGCCATGAGCTGCGCCGGCGCACCCTCACCGTGCAAAGCGCCGAGCGCGTCACACCACACTGCATCCGCATCACCCTGACCGGCCCCGACCTGGAGGGCTTCGACAGCGCGGGCTTCGACGACCACGTGAAGCTCATCCTGCCCGACCCCGGCACGGGCCGGATCGACTTTGCCGTGCCGGCAGAAACCGGGGGCCTCGCGCCCGACTCGCCCCGGCCCACCATGCGCGACTACACGCCGCGCCACCACGACATCGCCGCGCGCACCCTCACCATCGACTTCGCGCTGCACGACGCGGGCCCGGCCACGCAATGGGCGCTGCAGGCCGCCCCCGGGCAGACCATCGGCGTGGGAGGCCCGCGCGGCTCCATGGTCATTCCCACCGCCTTCGACGGCTACGTGCTGATCGGCGACGACACGGCCCTGCCCGCCATCGCCCGCCGCCTCGCCGAACTGCCCGCCGGCGCGCCCGTGCTGGTGCTGGCCGAGGTGGACGGCCCGGCCGACGAGCAGCCCCTGCCCACCGCCGCCGATGCCCGCATCGTCTGGATGCACCGCCAGGGCGCCGAGGCCGGCACCGCCGAGCCCCTGCTGCAGGCGCTGCGCGCGCAGACCCTGCCCGCGGGCGACTTCCACGCCTGGGTGGCCTGCGAATCGGCCGTGGCCAAGGCCTTGCGCGCGCACCTGGTGGGCGAGCGCGGCGCCTACCCCAAGTGGGTCAAGGCCTCGGGCTACTGGCGCCGGGGCAGCGCCGCCACGCACGACACGCACGAGGACTGA
- a CDS encoding LysR family transcriptional regulator: protein MRTNDALDCLPDMAVFARVAAAGSFSAAARELGLTPSAVSRQVARLEGVLRVRLLERTTRRLRLTEAGHAAFARCQGLESCAREVLALAGHHADVPSGLVCMSAPKAYGRQRLHPLVPSFLAAHPQVDVQLVITDRTVDLFTEHIDVAVRITDAPPPGLAGRPLEPVEHVVCASPAYLAQRGLPEHPRDLAQHDCLPLGEDERDRHWRFERPGGAAESAVVKVRGRYVANHSEVRCEAALGGLGIASLPGFTAQAALAAGTLVRVLPGWRHTTAYSGMAWLLYPPNRFLPARVRAWVDHVAQGLAARLA from the coding sequence ATGCGCACAAATGACGCCCTGGACTGCCTGCCCGACATGGCGGTGTTCGCCCGCGTGGCGGCGGCGGGCAGCTTTTCCGCGGCGGCGCGCGAACTGGGCCTGACCCCGTCGGCCGTGAGCCGCCAAGTGGCGCGGCTGGAAGGCGTGCTGCGCGTGCGGCTGCTGGAGCGCACCACCCGGCGCCTGCGCCTGACCGAGGCGGGCCACGCGGCGTTCGCGCGCTGCCAGGGGCTGGAATCGTGCGCGCGCGAGGTGCTGGCGCTGGCCGGCCACCATGCCGACGTGCCCAGCGGCCTGGTGTGCATGAGCGCGCCCAAGGCCTATGGACGCCAGCGGCTGCACCCGCTGGTGCCGTCCTTCCTGGCCGCGCATCCGCAGGTGGACGTGCAGCTGGTCATCACCGACCGCACCGTGGACCTGTTCACCGAGCACATCGACGTGGCGGTGCGCATCACCGACGCGCCGCCCCCGGGCCTGGCGGGCCGGCCGCTGGAGCCGGTGGAACACGTGGTGTGCGCCAGCCCGGCCTACCTGGCGCAGCGCGGCCTGCCGGAGCACCCGCGCGATCTGGCGCAGCACGACTGCCTGCCCCTGGGCGAGGACGAGCGCGACCGGCACTGGCGCTTCGAGCGGCCGGGTGGCGCAGCGGAATCCGCCGTGGTGAAGGTGCGCGGCCGCTACGTGGCCAACCACAGCGAGGTGCGGTGCGAGGCCGCCCTGGGCGGCCTGGGCATCGCCTCGCTGCCGGGCTTCACGGCGCAGGCGGCCCTGGCGGCCGGCACGCTGGTGCGCGTGCTGCCCGGCTGGCGCCACACCACGGCGTACTCCGGCATGGCCTGGCTGCTGTACCCGCCCAACCGCTTTCTGCCGGCGCGGGTGCGGGCCTGGGTCGACCATGTGGCGCAGGGGCTGGCCGCGCGGCTCGCATGA